Proteins co-encoded in one Paracrocinitomix mangrovi genomic window:
- a CDS encoding SanA/YdcF family protein, with amino-acid sequence MKQLIYKYYDLPFILFLAMTACHQYVIKTSDHYLFDDISKIPKKKTALVLGASKYSRNGNLNPYFVNRMYAAADLYFEGKVEKILVSGDNHISSYDEPTDMANFLIELGVPKKDIILDYAGFRTLDSVVRAKKVFNCDELIIVSQKFHNQRAIYIARQYKIDAVAYNAKDVASSNNFTHYREILAKFVTILDVHLFKTKPKFL; translated from the coding sequence ATGAAACAATTGATTTACAAATACTACGACCTTCCATTCATATTATTTTTAGCCATGACAGCTTGTCATCAGTACGTAATAAAAACATCTGATCACTACTTGTTTGACGACATTTCAAAGATTCCTAAAAAGAAAACAGCTCTTGTGCTTGGAGCTAGTAAATACAGTAGAAATGGCAATTTAAATCCCTACTTTGTTAATAGGATGTATGCTGCGGCAGATCTTTACTTTGAAGGTAAGGTTGAAAAAATTCTGGTAAGTGGGGATAACCACATTTCTTCCTATGACGAACCTACTGATATGGCAAACTTTTTAATCGAACTAGGTGTTCCAAAAAAGGATATCATTTTGGATTATGCAGGATTTAGAACGCTAGATTCCGTTGTTAGGGCCAAAAAAGTTTTCAATTGCGACGAGTTAATAATTGTCAGTCAAAAATTTCATAATCAAAGAGCTATTTACATTGCCAGACAATACAAGATTGATGCTGTAGCCTACAATGCTAAAGACGTAGCGAGCAGTAACAACTTCACACATTACCGCGAAATATTGGCGAAATTTGTTACAATTTTGGATGTTCATCTATTTAAAACCAAACCTAAATTTTTATAG
- a CDS encoding RNA polymerase sigma factor has protein sequence MPVNPIYHHTEDKLQEELRWVKYAKEDPKGFEPLYNKYYEQIFRYIYQRMDDKDTAYDVTSQVFLKALNNIHKYEYRGVPFASWLYRIAKSELYQSFRDKKASRTVNVESMHLFEMIEEWDEDKTLENRAKLLKVIEKLNEEEIQMVELRFFEKRSFREIGDILDLTENNAKVKSHRVVKKMRKIFEKIK, from the coding sequence ATGCCAGTCAACCCTATTTATCATCACACAGAGGATAAGCTCCAGGAGGAGCTTAGGTGGGTAAAGTACGCGAAGGAGGATCCCAAGGGGTTTGAGCCACTTTACAACAAATATTACGAACAGATTTTTAGGTATATCTACCAAAGAATGGATGACAAAGACACCGCATATGATGTAACCAGTCAGGTGTTTTTAAAAGCGCTAAACAACATTCATAAATATGAATATCGTGGTGTGCCATTCGCTTCATGGTTGTATAGAATCGCAAAATCTGAACTGTATCAATCTTTTAGAGATAAAAAAGCGAGTAGAACAGTTAATGTTGAAAGTATGCATCTCTTTGAAATGATTGAGGAATGGGATGAAGATAAAACCTTAGAAAACCGTGCAAAGCTTTTAAAGGTTATCGAAAAACTAAATGAAGAAGAAATTCAGATGGTCGAATTAAGATTTTTTGAGAAAAGATCATTCCGTGAAATTGGAGATATATTAGATCTCACTGAAAATAATGCAAAAGTGAAATCTCATAGAGTGGTTAAGAAAATGAGAAAGATTTTTGAAAAGATTAAATAA